A stretch of DNA from Acidimicrobiales bacterium:
GGGTCCTCGTCACCCAGGCGCGGGCCGGAGCCGAGCTCGCCGGCTTCGCCTTCTCGACGCTCGAGCGGATCGGTGGCACGCCCTGCCTGCTGCTCGGCGTCGCCGCCTTCGCCGAGGGCGCACCCGGCGAGGCCGCGATGCGGTCGGTGATGCACGACCTGTACCGGCGGGCGGTCCTCGCCTTCCCCGACGAGGATGTCCTCGTCGGCACGCGCCTCACGCGCGCCGCCGCCTTCGACGCCTACGCCGGCCTCTCCGAGGTCGTGCCCCGCCCGGGCCACAAGCCGACGGGCGAGGAGCGCGCCTGGGGGCGCCGGCTGGCCAAGCGCTTCGGCGCCGAGGGCCGGCTGGACGACCGGGCCTTCCGCATCACCGGCGACGGCAACGTCGTCGGGACCTTCGACTACGGGCCGGCGTCTGCCCCGGACGAGCTCGGGGCGCTCTTCGCCGGGCTCGAGCCTGCTCGGCGCGACACCCTCGTCGCCTTCGGCTGGGCGATGGCCGAGGACCTCGCCGCCGGGTCGCTGCCGGCCTGACCAGGATCGGGGCGCCGGCGCCGCGCTAGCGCGGGAGGAGGGCGAGCACGGCCTTGGCGACGTGGCCGTCGCGCACCGGTCCGAGGCCGGCGAGCACGTAGCCGGGCGCGAAGCCGAGCGCTCGGGCGAGCGCCCCCGGTTCGAGCGGTCCCGTCCGAGCGGCGCGTGCCGCCGCGCAGGCGAGGGGGTCGAGGACCGGGAGGACCTCGACGCGCCCGCCCCAGGCGAGGGAGCAGCGGACGCCGTCGCCGTGCGCGGCGAGCGCGGGGGCCCGGCGCACGACGAGCAGCTCGAGCGACGGCCTCGTGCCGTCGAGGTCGACGTAGGCGATCGAGGGCCCGTGCGTGCCGAGGATCGGCGCCCCCGTCTCGGGCGCCACGAGCGCGCCGAGGAGGCGGCGCAGCTGTCGCGCCCTCGGCCGGCCGACGACGCGGGGCGCGCTCGCGCACGCGACCGCCTCCGGTCGCGCCGGGTCGAACGGGTCGTCGTCCGGCGCGACCGTCACCTCGACGACGTCGAGCGGACGCGCCGCGCCGTCCCCGTCCGGCTCGCCCGGGGGTCGCCTGAGCCGCGCGAAGGCTCCCGAGGCGAGGTCGATCGCGACCCACTCGCCGGGCGGCGTGGCGAGCACGAGGCAGGTGAGGACGCCGGTCTCGGCTCGCACCGCGCCCGCGCGCACCCGGCGCGGAATGCGGGGGGTGCGCGCGCGCCCTCTGCTCACCAGCGCTCGAGGCAGCGGCTCGTGGCCGCGTCGAGCGCGGCGGCGAGCTCGGCGGGGGTCGCGGCCGGGGCGAGGCAGGTGCCGCGCTCGCAGACGTAGGCGAGGCCCGGCTCGCGTCCCTCGACGAGCGGGCTCGTGCCCGGTGCGCCGGTGGCGAGCACGACCTGGGGGCGGTGCGCGCGCCGGGCGACCGCCGCGAGCTCGGGCTGGTCCCCCGGGATCGCCACCTCGACGATGCCGCCCTCCAGGAGGAGCGCCGCCTGCAGCAGGTGGGGCAGCGCGAGCGGCGCCCGGGCGAGGGCGGGGCGCGCCGCGTCGAGCGCGGCGCGGGCCCGCTCGCCGAGCTCGTCGTCGGCGAGCAGGGCGCCGAGGCGAGCGAGGGCGAGCGTCGCCACCGAGGAGGCCGCCGGCGTGGCGCCGTCGTAGAGGTCGCGTGGCCGCACGACGAGGGCCGGGGCGTCGCGACCGGACTGGTAGAAGCCGCCGTCCTCGGCCGAGAAGAGCTCGATCAGCCCGTCGGCGGCGGCCTTCGCCTCGGCGAGGTAGGCCGGCTCCCCGGTCGCCTCCGCGAGGCGGGTGAAGCACTCGACGAGCCAGGCGTAGTCGCCGGCAACCGCGAGGTGGGCGCCGCGCCCGCCCTGGACCGAGCGCAGCCAGCGCCCGTCGGGCCGCCGGGCGTGGGCGAGGAGGTAGCGGGCGACGTCGACGGCCGCGTCGAGGTAGCGGCGCTCGCCGGTGGCGCCGGCCGCTTCGGCGAGGGCGGAGACCGCCATCGCGTTCCACTCGGTGAGCACCTTGTCGTCGAGGCCGGGGCGGACCCGCCGGGCGCGCGCGGCGTGCAGGGCGGCGCGCGCCGCCTCGATCTCGGGGGGGCGCAGCAGGTCGCCGCGCTCGGCCCGGTGCAGGATGTTCCGCCCCGACTCGAAGTTGCCGGCCTCGCTCACCCCGTACCAGGCGGCAGCCAGTGCGCCGGCGCGCTCGCCGAGCACCTCGTCGAGCTCCGCGCGCCGCCAGGTGTAGAAGCGGCCCTCCTCGCCCTCCGAGTCGGCGTCCTCGGCGCTGTACAGCCCGCCGTCCGGGGCGCGCAGGTCGCGCAGCACGTACGACAGCGTCTCGTCGACGACCTGGCGGAAGCGCTCGTCGCCGGTCACCTGCCAGGCGTGCAGGTAGAGGCGGGCGAGGCCGGCCTGGTCGTAGAGCATCTTCTCGAAGTGCGGCACCTGCCAGGCGCGGTCCACGGCGTAGCGGCAGAAGCCGCCCCCGAGGTGGTCGTAGATGCCGCCCGAGGCCATCGCCTCGAGCGTCGTCACCACCTTGTCGAGCATGCCCTCGTAGCCGGCGAGGTGCGCCACGAGGGCCAGCTCGAGCAGCGGCGCCTGCGGGAACTTCGGCGCGCGCCCGACGCCGCCGTGCTCG
This window harbors:
- a CDS encoding thioredoxin domain-containing protein, encoding MANRLAAEPSPYLRQHADNPVEWYPWGEEAFAAAAALDRPVLVSIGYSACHWCHVMAHESFEDEATARQLNEGFVAVKVDREERPDVDAVYLEAVQALTGSGGWPLTVFTDARGRPFFGGTYFPKEPRPGAPSFRAVLDAVSEAWAHRRDAVLAEAEELTASVAARLGPPPPGGKPSQVRETLEAAVERFAAVYDPEHGGVGRAPKFPQAPLLELALVAHLAGYEGMLDKVVTTLEAMASGGIYDHLGGGFCRYAVDRAWQVPHFEKMLYDQAGLARLYLHAWQVTGDERFRQVVDETLSYVLRDLRAPDGGLYSAEDADSEGEEGRFYTWRRAELDEVLGERAGALAAAWYGVSEAGNFESGRNILHRAERGDLLRPPEIEAARAALHAARARRVRPGLDDKVLTEWNAMAVSALAEAAGATGERRYLDAAVDVARYLLAHARRPDGRWLRSVQGGRGAHLAVAGDYAWLVECFTRLAEATGEPAYLAEAKAAADGLIELFSAEDGGFYQSGRDAPALVVRPRDLYDGATPAASSVATLALARLGALLADDELGERARAALDAARPALARAPLALPHLLQAALLLEGGIVEVAIPGDQPELAAVARRAHRPQVVLATGAPGTSPLVEGREPGLAYVCERGTCLAPAATPAELAAALDAATSRCLERW